From the genome of Cryptococcus tetragattii IND107 chromosome 6, whole genome shotgun sequence, one region includes:
- a CDS encoding serine/threonine-protein kinase TEL1 — translation MDSLHAALALYASDSARDRARALTLLAPILANPANLGAFHAAAAAATPAWLALFHCLFRAVARERAAVLRRDAGNAAAERLAHAIRLVRLVAEQAVHRIARKPLAALLAHMRHQLVASGRIFAPALLDYAKAIHTLLAYPPHRERLDRHTWLALMSMCFGAVLGDRLVSDDELDEHDILGVAHELALLDAESSPLPPPVTLDTCSLVQIIPALLCSTVAPVIPPTMSSGDTLAAGQKVGLGIILKIRRFFIMYPHVTIYHLHLLKALNTVLSEMELNCRDLFLLGGVKIWPHLVTLWAAPERDRDRRIPEQIAIAIHKILPHVNMSADVREDVEKLMEMLWKESTMSRGIEPLDLASTRLNTISHRRAACRPFETRSFSAGHLFSVDHALSWIAIETYCDACIYLYQTQASGTSTPSGTSKRRKLENPLASLISTVGGMARSESRLIALQTLVFIIDKHWSKLASDVQLEIRRTLILLLSDDSEILQSWAYIALSTVVLSSRAEDSQSQDDWQQVWNVALQKCHLPGTSRSASHAAAILLQFNMLDSTLTIKGIQTLLTSIAVQGPPTVHDSLYSLDLEEQVLSWLEKALAGEKFERDYTQRRFGDQTATPGDVLRLFSAVSRIQRHHDVPLAEPVTRALLPDSAVVEYALERAKTRPIRDFLLYHTYPPTPQQPPTPPQPPVAPSSDHSTFLDRRPRRLSDLLSRILDVTIAQWESTNSNPVIISSDTSGERLGRSINLLVLALGFQGLVQLDGYIPHAGCVKAAIRLLHLLKPSLTSSDISMPSLDRVWRGLTCLVDVELQKQQQEEEEWPILVKPDVQSGIRQDLLPPIMYDTPPHPTESPSRDRVSVSTKQVTQFPLTFPSTSTSTHVAPSSFSTFQNHASPASASASLVHAIWKLPDVSAALQGLFPVCLQVITRSSSTSQPAHPSYANDENNGENNDDGDGDGDDDFAITSGETTSAAPLLPDQVADWKASTSLLRSAVAFRLQGVMLANGASRAYKDTPLINAFLQADGVRAVEIGCAICKAIRKGWLRLGADAVEAVVAALGDMLDSYGYARDERLLQLCLEFLTCSAPIWMKNSTSSTSGGDSGDDDLMDEAMRLVCYIATKITAGSITSWKVRLAMLCFIEAFLHYDSAPKLWSECMVQEEVADDDRDDDDDVGMEDENHLFHYISQALCDPDMRVRTRAASTAASALYRPSIHPAEHSIIYDHASRLQAADPTFAEHYLSYVLWKLNCCIASAKQRQRVIFDLYETAISGTEYSDHLQAGLDAVARRLGLSSITALYLPYAPTTTISHDTSRSSAITFVLSTTHRLFGSSSSRSAFFTACLEHAGAYMLYCGKIGLFTSACEAAGVLPKDLALQHSVAAAAMAMVLFYSNDKTKTNSLRMNKCKAEAVALLSTFPGMSGDHPAAEELLHNYANGVAAHLWELMDLESSVDEIVAWLDMMEKDTAAGNAFAQMMANDDNAKTGKVKAINPAASFQSIYNVCKFLEKDYSSISVHAFTFAAILRLTSLINNAFLVSEQRRYLRALAMLLSVYQGTLQRPLIWEAFLTETITLLLQPDICRTVLSMVIWAFDRLESLSSTPSKLVNIFCQLGEIRIELGGSGISSSSQPNQIGDAVEEWIVKMSPKWSKSQISQEAFERAVALWPDSLKNRLSVLAIPLSLRDLADLSQNEAVHNAGQLCKQFLHLADAEHRQDVASVFVDSTFWSLKDKISRLWDKGGINAFQDLLYLCNGEVRAPSLDFYGQDTSGKALTATSGQHRKMEAMNALHLAICKTMVQPLHDRRPQIRSAAYCCLQRMKPILTGKDLKALPPDISDVVPILVPIPVGSTSQSQAIQLDGIINSAAWSKKAENFATWSHELSRLLCKVASQHDKFFLSFEPLLSTPLFPLHRFLGHFVHASLVCSRSMNFERSKAISEHFEMVLKNPFASTEAVQSIVNIVLELRKYEHPFKSGMLGYNAWLSVNFVDLSKAAAKCGLYVSALLFLELANDQEGSLDLGEHSVRQIMYDIYSNVEDPDGFYGVHNKDIRDSLRRRLEHEGLSWQALGWAGAVYNVDGNDRKSAIPVLHHLHDIGLSRLASVVANETRTCGSGPLDDPFFADLSWRTGDWNLPIDKKSGSTSSGLLYSALRAVHRSKSSDSASMIVDKASRAEMTRLSGLQKEMLTSIKSTVTNLLCLRELDHWLDPQLQQDIHEAIDKGTVVNLQDINDRFEFASVERIIATRLSVFDSVKQRESQDMIGDALTPKMEMVTKAESMCHIKLSRLALKSNNLQAAINSLTALQKLQDDVGEIDEAQDVFCEVLWKQGEHTLAIQYVEDLLLREKEKKSKGQRIPFLQGRLAHWASEARLKAANEIFGMFSDVAKSIKRSTSDISEHAEIFYQFACFADKQYVNQSSSADVKQLKEYSKLRSSQASRVTARQSRARESDHKDIASREAERDEQKLKKFEIQQKQYLNAALRFYAEAVSMTDNFNDCITRLVTLWLENDKNDESNTTFSRSIQKVPSYKFIFLGPQLAARLHRPETPTIFNSTLNGLMLRMSQDHPYHTLYHVIPLLWEHKQPQSINSSTLGRKSAADDIMMRLTSSSSNQLASGAAKSMKRFVAIAMEWTSFIEKDKRLEYKIPSDSPLRKAPRDIPVATSTPPVDITCQYNDIATFDHFSEWYTRAGGLSRPKVMKCFDSKGQIYTQLFKKDDGFRQDAVMEQIFVLVNDLLNRNRETRSRKLRYRTYGVLALPDATGVIEFVVGTKPLIKYLPPAHEKYHPKDITSHDFLKAMQEVQSVKNNDEKIIQVWTKLKKRFRPVMRQLFTEKYRDPMAWFSMRLTYARSLAVTSIVGWVLEIGDRHCSNILMDECTGELVHIDFGIAFGAGRILPIPELVPFRLTDDLVDALGVTGVNGTFRQCSQLVLQTLIDSSDVVLTILEVFKQDPLHTWMVDDKMKKAQDGNHKMYPERGQEKADRIMRETRENLSKELSVQYRVNQLIQEARDVNNLATIFRGWHSWL, via the exons ATGGACTCGCTGCACGCCGCACTCGCGCTGTACGCCTCGGACAGCGCCAGGGACAGGGCCCGTGCGCTCACGCTCCTCGCGCCCATCCTCGCCAACCCGGCCAACCTCGGCGCCTTCCacgccgccgccgccgccgccacccCCGCCTGGCtcgccctcttccactGCCTCTTCCGCGCCGTCGCACGCGAAAGGGCCGCCGTGCTCCGGCGGGACGCGGGGAATGCGGCCGCCGAGCGACTCGCGCACGCGATCCGCCTCGTCCGGCTCGTCGCAGAACAGGCCGTCCACCGCATCGCCCGGAAGCCGCTCGCCGCGCTCTTGGCGCACATGCGCCACCAGCTCGTCGCCTCTGGCCGCATATTCGCACCCGCGCTCCTCGACTACGCCAAGGCCATCCACACGCTGCTCGCCTACCCGCCGCACCGCGAGCGCCTCGACCGCCACACATGGCTCGCGCTCATGTCCATGTGTTTCGGCGCCGTCCTCGGCGACCGTCTCGTGTCCGACGACGAGCTGGACGAGCACGATATACTGGGCGTCGCACACGAGCTCGCGCTGCTGGATGCTGAAAGCAGCCCGCTGCCTCCACCCGTCACGCTCGACACCTGCAGCCTCGTCCAGATCATCCCCGCCCTTTTGTGCAGCACCGTAGCGCCCGTCATCCCGCCCACCATGAGCAGCGGCGACACGCTGGCCGCAGGACAAAAAGTCGGGCTTGGTATCATACTCAAGATCCgccgcttcttcatcatgtACCCGCACGTCACCATCTACCACTTGCACCTTTTAAAAGCACTCAACACGGTCCTCTCCGAAATGGAGCTCAACTGTCGCGACTTGTTTCTGCTCGGTGGCGTCAAAATCTGGCCCCATCTCGTCACTTTATGGGCAGCTCCCGAGCGAGATCGCGATAGGCGTATACCCGAGCAGATAGCAATCGCCATCCATAAAATCCTGCCTCATGTCAACATGTCGGCTGACGTCAGAGAAGACGTTGAAAAACTAATGGAGATGCTTTGGAAAGAATCCACCATGTCGCGGGGAATCGAACCGCTTGATTTGGCTAGTACGAGGTTGAACACGATCAGCCATCGTCGTGCAGCGTGCCGTCCGTTTGAGACTCGCTCCTTTTCAGCAGGGCATCTCTTTTCCGTCGACCATGCGCTTTCATGGATTGCCATTGAAACTTATTGCGACGCATGTATCTAT CTCTACCAAACACAAGCCTCGGGCACATCGACACCCAGCGGCACGTCCAAAAGACGCAAACTCGAAAATCCCCTCGCGTCGCTCATCTCCACCGTCGGCGGCATGGCACGATCCGAATCTCGACTCATCGCACTTCAAACACTTGTTTTCATCATCGACAAGCACTGGTCAAAACTCGCCAGCGACGTACAGTTGGAGATTCGTCGGACGTTGATATTGCTTTTAAGTGACGATAGTGAGATTTTACAGTCTTGGGCTTATATTGCTCTATCAACCGTCGTCCTGTCGTCTCGCGCTGAAGATTCCCAGAGCCAAGATGACTGGCAGCAAGTATGGAACGTCGCTCTGCAGAAATGTCATTTACCCGGTACATCGCGTTCGGCATCGCATGCCGCTGCCATCTTACTGCAATTCAACATGCTGGACTCTACATTAACGATCAAGGGAATACAGACACTGTTGACAAGTATCGCCGTCCAAGGTCCGCCGACGGTACACGATTCG CTGTACTCACTCGACCTCGAAGAGCAAGTATTATCATGGCTGGAAAAAGCGCTCGCTGGCGAAAAGTTTGAACGCGATTATACGCAGAGACGGTTTGGTGATCAAACCGCCACCCCGGGAGACGTACTGAGACTCTTTTCCGCCGTTTCAAGAATCCAACGTCATCATGATGTCCCCCTGGCAGAGCCCGTGACACGAGCGCTTTTGCCCGATTCGGCTGTTGTGGAGTATGCGCTGGAACGAGCGAAAACGCGACCTATCCGTGACTTCTTGCTGTACCATACCTACCCCCCTACACCACAGCAACCCCCTACACCTCCTCAACCCCCTGTCGCACCATCGTCAGACCATTCGACCTTTCTCGACCGTCGACCACGACGTCTCTCCGACCTCTTGTCCCGCATCCTCGACGTGACTATCGCACAATGGGAATCAACCAACTCCAACCCggtcatcatcagctctgATACCTCGGGTGAACGTCTTGGACGATCTATCAatctcctcgtccttgcACTTGGGTTTCAAGGTCTCGTTCAATTGGATGGGTATATCCCGCATGCGGGGTGTGTGAAAGCGGCGATCAGGCTTTTACATCTTTTGAAACCGTCGTTGACCTCGTCGGACATTTCGATGCCCTCGTTGGATCGCGTGTGGCGAGGTTTAACGTGTCTTGTGGATGTTGAACTGCAAaagcaacaacaagaagaggaggagtggCCGATTTTGGTGAAACCGGATGTTCAGTCGGGTATACGGCAGGATCTTTTACCGCCCATCATGTATGATACGCCGCCGCACCCGACAGAGTCCCCGTCGCGCGATCGAGTTTCAGTGTCGACCAAGCAAGTTACCCAGTTTCCTCTCACCTTtccatccacatccacatcgaCGCACGTCGCCCCATCGTCGTTTTCAACTTTTCAGAATCACGCCAGTCCCGCGTCCGCGTCCGCGTCTTTGGTACATGCTATTTGGAAGTTGCCCGAT GTTTCGGCTGCTCTTCAAGGACTTTTTCCAGTTTGCCTCCAAGTTATCACTCGCTCGTCTTCAACCTCTCAGCCAGCCCACCCGTCGTACGCTAACGATGAGAATAACGGTGAGAATAACGATGACGGTGACGGTGACGGTGACGACGATTTCGCAATCACAAGCGGCGAGACAACAAGCGCAGCACCTCTGCTTCCCGACCAAGTTGCCGACTGGAAAGCGTCtacatctcttctccgctcCGCCGTCGCGTTCCGTCTCCAAGGCGTAATGCTTGCCAACGGCGCTTCGAGGGCGTACAAAGATACCCCATTGATCAATGCGTTCTTGCAAGCGGATGGTGTCCGGGCTGTTGAGATTGGGTGCGCGATATGCAAAGCTATACGGAAAGGATGGCTGCGATTGGGAGCGGACGCCGTCGAGGCCGTGGTGGCGGCCTTGGGTGATATGCTGGATAGTTATGGGTATGCGCGAGATGAGCGTCTTTTGCAGCTTTGCCTCGAATTCCTCACATGTTCTGCCCCCatatggatgaagaataGTACTAGTAGTACTAGTGGTGGTGACagtggtgatgatgatttgatgGACGAAGCTATGCGTCTCGTCTGTTATATCGCAACCAAGATCACCGCAGGATCCATCACGTCGTGGAAAGTCAGGCTGGCCATGCTATGTTTTATCGAAGCGTTTTTGCATTACGACTCGGCGCCGAAATTGTGGTCAGAGTGTATGgtgcaagaagaggttgcggatgatgatcgtgatgatgatgatgatgtgggcatggaagatgagaatCATTTGTTTCACTACATCTCTCAGGCTTTATGCGATCCAGATATGCGGGTCCGAACGCGTGCGGCTTCAACGGCTGCGAGCGCCCTTTATCGACCCTCTATCCATCCTGCTGAACACTCCATCATCTACGACCACGCTTCACGTTTACAAGCTGCCGATCCCACTTTTGCCGAGCACTACCTCTCCTACGTACTGTGGAAGCTCAATTGCTGTATCGCTTCCGCCAAACAACGTCAAAGGGTCATTTTCGATTTGTACGAAACGGCAATAAGTGGGACCGAGTATAGTGATCATCTTCAGGCCGGTTTGGATGCCGTCGCACGCAGACTCGGTCTTTCATCCATAACGGCACTCTACCTCCCGTATGCGCCTACAACCACCATCAGTCATGATACTTCCCGGTCATCAGCCATCACATTCGTGTTGAGTACCACTCACCGATTGTTTGGGTCGTCTTCCAGCCGCTCTGCCTTTTTTACAGCTTGCTTGGAACATGCTGGAGCTTACATGCTCTACTGTGGTAAAATTGGGCTTTTCACTTCAGCTTGTGAAGCAGCTGGCGTTTTACCTAAAGACCTCGCCCTACAGCATTCCGTTGCCGCTGCGGCCATGGCCATGGTACTTTTTTATTCGAATGATAAAACTAAAACCAACAGCCTCCGCATGAACAAGTGTAAAGCCGAGGCGGTAGCGCTGCTAAGTACTTTTCCTGGCATGTCAGGCGACCACCCCGCCGCCGAAGAGTTGCTCCATAACTATGCTAACGGAGTGGCGGCTCATCTTTGGGAATTGATGGATCTGGAATCGTCAGTCGATGAAATCGTCGCGTGGTTGGACatgatggagaaagatACGGCTGCGGGGAACGCATTCGCTCAGATGATGGCGAATGATGACAATGCAAAGACGGGAAAAGTCAAAGCCATCAACCCGGCCGCATCCTTTCAAAGCATTTACAATGTTTGCAAGTTTTTGGAAAAGGATTATAGCAGTATCTCTGTCCATGCGTTCACCTTTGCTGCTATCCTTCGCCTCACATCCCTCATTAACAATGCCTTTCTGGTCAGCGAGCAAAGACGTTACTTGCGAGCGTTAGCAATGCTCCTTTCAGTCTATCAAGGGACGCTTCAGCGTCCCCTTATCTGGGAGGCATTCCTTACCGAAACCATAACCCTTCTACTCCAGCCGGATATCTGTCGTACAGTACTGTCCATGGTGATCTGGGCTTTTGACCGGCTTGAATCACTATCCTCGACGCCTTCGAAACTGGTCAACATATTTTGCCAACTCGGCGAGATTCGCATTGAACTCGGTGGATCTGGTATCAGCAGTAGCAGTCAACCTAACCAGATCGGTGATGCAGTCGAGGAATGGATCGTCAAAATGAGCCCGAAATGGTCAAAATCGCAGATAAGCCAAGAGGCTTTTGAACGAGCTGTCGCTCTATGGCCTGATAGCCTAAAAAACCGTCTATCCGTTCTTGCAATCCCTTTGTCTTTAAGAGATCTGGCCGATTTGAGTCAGAACGAGGCAGTGCACAATGCAGGCCAGCTTTGCAAGCAgttccttcatcttgctGATGCCGAGCACAGGCAAGATGTCGCATCAGTGTTTGTTGACTCAACTTTTTGGTCTTTAAAGGATAAAATAAGTAGGCTCTGGGATAAGGGAGGCATAAATGCCTTTCAAGATCTCCTCTACCTCTGCAACGGTGAGGTGAGGGCTCCATCCCTGGACTTTTACGGTCAAGACACTTCTGGTAAAGCCCTGACTGCTACATCGGGGCAGCAcagaaagatggaagcaaTGAATGCACTCCATCTTGCGATCTGCAAAACCATGGTGCAGCCTTTGCATGATCGTCGTCCGCAGATCAGGTCCGCCGCGTACTGCTGCCTGCAAAGGATGAAGCCAATCCTTACTGGAAAGGACTTGAAAGCGCTTCCCCCAGATATCTCCGATGTTGTGCCGATCCTCGTCCCTATTCCAGTAGGATCCACTAGTCAAAGTCAGGCGATACAGCTTGATGGTATCATAAACAGTGCGGCTTGGAGCAAGAAGGCAGAAAACTTCGCCACATGGTCCCATGAGCTTTCAAGGCTCCTATGCAAAGTTGCATCACAACATGACAAGttctttttgtcttttgaACCTCTGTTGTCGACACCGCTTTTTCCACTTCACCGCTTTCTTGGGCATTTTGTACACGCATCCCTCGTCTGCAGTCGTTCCATGAATTTTGAGCGGTCAAAAGCCATCTCAGAACATTTTGAAATGGTTTTAAAAAATCCCTTTGCCTCGACGGAAGCTGTACAGTCAATAGTCAACATCGTTCTCGAGCTCCGAAAATATGAACATCCATTCAAATCTGGAATGCTAGGTTACAACGCCTGGCTCTCTGTAAACTTTGTTGATTTAAGCAAAGCCGCGGCCAAGTGTGGTTTATATGTTTCGGCATTACTGTTTCTTGAGCTGGCAAATGACCAGGAGGGATCATTAGATCTTGGAGAACACAGCGTACGGCAG ATAATGTACGACATTTACAGTAATGTGGAAGATCCCGATGGTTTCTACGGCGTACACAACAAGGATATCCGAGATTCCCTACGGCGTCGACTTGAACATGAGGGCTTGTCCTGGCAAGCGCTTGGTTGGGCAGGAGCAGTCTACAATGTTGATGGGAATGATCGAAAATCCGCTATTCCagtccttcatcatcttcatgaCATCGGCTTGTCTCGTCTTGCATCCGTCGTTGCCAATGAAACTAGAACGTGCGGGTCTGGTCCTCTGGACGATCCGTTTTTTGCCGACTTGAGCTGGCGTACGGGCGACTGGAATCTTCCTATTGATAAGAAATCCGGCAGTACATCTTCTGGGCTACTGTACTCGGCTTTGAGGGCTGTTCATCGTAGCAAAAGCTCCGACTCAGCTTCCATGATTGTCGATAAGGCGTCGCGCGCAGAAATGACGCGATTGAGTGGCCTTCAAAAGGAAATGCTGACATCGATCAAGTCTACGGTAACGAATTTATTATGTCTCCGAGAGTTGGATCATTGGTTGGACCCTCAACTGCAGCAGGATATACATGAAGCGATCGACAAGGGTACCGTTGTCAATCTACAAGATATTAATGATAGATTTGA ATTTGCAAGTGTCGAAAGAATAATCGCCACTCGTCTTTCAGTGTTTGATTCTGTCAAGCAACGCGAAAGTCAAGATATGATCGGCGATGCCCTTACCCCCAAAATGGAAATGGTGACTAAAGCAGAAAGCATGTGTCATATCAAGCTCAGCAGGCTAGCTCTCAAGTCGAATAATCTCCAAGCGGCCATCAACTCCTTGACAGCTTTGCAAAAACTGCAAGATGATGTAGGAGAGATAGATGAGGCGCAGGACGTTTTTTGCGAAGTGTTGTGGAAACAAGGGGAGCATACACTTGCTATCCAGTATGTGGAGGATCTTCTCCTgcgagagaaagagaagaaatccAAAGGACAGAGAatcccttttcttcaaggACGTTTG GCTCATTGGGCATCGGAAGCTCGGCTCAAAGCAGCCAATGAGATTTTTGGGATGTTTTCAGATGTCGCCAAGTCCATTAAGAGATCAACGTCCGATATATCAGAGCACGCAGAAATCTTCTATCAATTCGCCTGCTTTGCAGATAAGCAATACGTCAACCAATCATCTTCGGCAGACGTTAAACAACTCAAAGAGTACAGCAAACTTCGCTCTTCTCAAGCTTCGCGAGTGACAGCAAGACAATCTCGAGCTCGTGAAAGTGACCATAAAGATATCGCCTCTCGCGAAGCTGAACGCGATGAGCAAAAACTGAAAAAATTCGAGATACAGCAAAAGCAATATCTTAACGCTGCTTTGCGGTTCTACGCCGAAGCTGTCAGTATGACCGATAACTTCAACGACTGCATCACCCGATTAGTTACTCTCTGGCTCGAGAACGACAAGAATGATGAAAGTAACACcaccttctctcgctcCATTCAAAAAGTGCCGTCATATaaattcatcttccttgggCCACAGCTCGCTGctcgtcttcatcgccCAGAAACtcccaccatcttcaattCCACGCTTAATGGGCTTATGTTACGAATGAGTCAGGATCATCCTTATCATACCCTCTATCACGTCATACCACTGCTTTGGGAACACAAGCAGCCACAGTCAATAAACTCTTCAACGCTCGGGCGCAAAAGTGCCGCTGATGACATTATGATGAGACTGACAAGTTCGTCATCAAATCAGTTGGCTTCCGGTGCTGCAAAATCCATGAAGAGATTCGTGGCGATTGCGATGGAGTGGACTTCTTTCATAGAGAAAGATAAGCGTTTGGAGTACAAAATTCCAAGTGACAGTCCACTTAGAAAAGCTCCTCGAGATATACCTGTCGCCACTAGCACCCCGCCAGTAGATATTACTTGTCAATACAATGATATTGCTACTTTCGACCATTTCTCAGAATGGTACACAAGAGCTGGCGGTCTATCGAGGCCCAAAGTCATGAAATGCTTTGATTCCAAAGGACAAATATATACTCAACTG TTCAAGAAAGACGATGGATTTCGGCAGGATGCAGTAATGGAGCAGATATTCGTCCTTGTCAACGATCTCCTTAATCGAAACCGTGAAACTCGCTCCAGGAAACTTCGATACAGAACGTATGGAGTATTGGCCCTCCCAGATGCTACTGGCGTGATTGAATTTGTCGTGGGCACGAAACCTCTCATCAAGTACTTGCCACCAGCCCATGAAAA GTATCATCCCAAGGACATCACTTCCCATGATTTCTTGAAGGCAATGCAAGAAGTCCAGTCCGTGAAAAAcaatgatgaaaagattaTTCAAGTGTGGACGAAACTGAAGAAACGCTTCCGCCCAGTCATGCGGCAATTATTTACTGAGAAATATCGTGATCCAATGGCGTGGTTCTCGATGAGACTAACTTATGCTCGAAGCCTTGCTGTGACAAGTATCGTCGGTTGGGTTCTGGAAATAGGTGATAGGCACTGTTCCAATATCCTCATGGATGAATGTACAGGGGAGCTTGTTCACATTGATTTTGGAATTGCTTTCGGGGCA GGACGTATTCTTCCAATCCCTGAGCTTGTACCGTTTCGGCTTACAGATGATTTGGTCGACGCCTTAGGTGTCACTGGGGTGAATGGCACATTCCGACAATGCTCGCAGCTTGTACTCCAGACCCTCATTGATTCGTCAGATGTCGTACTTACAATCCTGGAAGTATTCAAACAAGATCCACTTCATACATGGATGGTGGATGacaaaatgaagaaagcaCAAGATGGCAATCACAAAATGTATCCGGAGCGTGGACAAGAAAAGGCCGACAGAATTATGAGAGAAACAAGAGAAAATCTTTCGAAAGAGCTATCAGTACAATATCGGGTCAATCAGCTTATCCAGGAGGCTCGTGATGTGAATAATTTAGCGACTATCTTCCGGG GATGGCACTCTTGGTTGTAA